From a region of the Butyrivibrio sp. AE3004 genome:
- a CDS encoding EAL and HDOD domain-containing protein, whose product MLASLIPLFDDEMRVCAYSVFAQRDNHLMNPHLMGTGFLDNVVNIVGLDIVDSIGPNVLSGGKEVFVEINNISLFANIEEQCKAPRKLIVLLLDASVLPEEPYLTRLWDLRGQGYKIAIRKLAGNQFETYRPILEMCDYILLDHRKINIRSARIYFENAYPDIKLCAVGVDSKEDYERLTSDGAYDLYEGNFFRVPVEDSEKTVTPLKVTYIELLNVVNNPDFDLQQAADVIGKDPALVISMLEMVNHLTINSEITSVRHAAAMLGQKELKRWINTAVTKELCADKPSEIMRISMVRAKFAENLAECFEIKGLSAELFLAGLFSLLDIMLDQTLEQSLKLVHVSKKIEDALLKHSGDLWPVLQFMFEYENASWQEVSRLMIMENVEMDDVYKAYTGALKWYRDLIDPV is encoded by the coding sequence ATGTTAGCTTCGTTAATCCCGCTTTTTGATGATGAGATGAGAGTTTGCGCGTACTCTGTTTTTGCACAGAGAGATAATCATTTGATGAATCCGCATCTCATGGGAACTGGGTTCCTTGATAACGTTGTCAATATTGTAGGACTTGATATTGTAGACAGTATAGGCCCTAATGTCCTTTCCGGGGGAAAGGAAGTTTTCGTTGAAATTAACAATATTTCACTGTTTGCAAATATAGAAGAGCAGTGCAAAGCTCCAAGAAAACTGATAGTACTCCTTCTTGATGCGTCTGTTTTACCTGAAGAACCTTATCTTACAAGACTTTGGGATTTAAGAGGACAGGGATATAAGATTGCGATAAGAAAACTTGCAGGTAATCAATTTGAGACCTACAGACCGATTTTGGAAATGTGTGATTATATCCTGCTTGATCACAGAAAAATTAATATAAGAAGTGCCAGAATATATTTTGAAAATGCATATCCGGATATCAAGCTGTGTGCAGTTGGTGTTGACAGCAAAGAAGATTATGAAAGACTTACTTCGGATGGAGCTTATGATCTGTATGAAGGCAACTTCTTCCGTGTGCCCGTGGAGGACTCTGAGAAGACTGTAACACCCTTAAAGGTTACTTATATAGAGCTATTGAATGTTGTAAATAATCCTGATTTTGATCTTCAGCAGGCTGCGGATGTAATAGGAAAGGATCCCGCTCTTGTTATTTCAATGCTTGAGATGGTAAATCATCTTACTATTAATTCAGAGATAACATCAGTAAGACATGCAGCAGCAATGCTCGGACAAAAAGAACTAAAGAGATGGATAAATACAGCGGTTACCAAGGAGCTCTGTGCTGATAAGCCAAGTGAGATTATGCGTATCTCAATGGTTAGAGCAAAATTTGCGGAGAACCTTGCAGAATGCTTTGAAATAAAAGGACTTTCAGCAGAATTGTTCCTTGCCGGTCTGTTCTCACTGCTTGATATAATGCTGGATCAGACACTTGAGCAATCACTGAAGCTTGTTCATGTTTCAAAGAAAATAGAAGATGCTCTTCTTAAACACAGCGGTGATCTATGGCCTGTTTTACAGTTCATGTTTGAGTATGAAAATGCTTCCTGGCAGGAGGTATCAAGGCTTATGATCATGGAAAATGTGGAAATGGACGATGTATATAAGGCTTATACCGGTGCACTTAAATGGTACAGAGATCTGATTGATCCTGTGTGA
- a CDS encoding aminotransferase: MKDYKEMNKQELEKELANLKAEYKRYQAMDLSLNMARGKPCHEQLDISMGMMDALNSEADLSCEDGTDCRNYGVLDGIHEAKVLIGAMMENKPENIIIYGNSSLNVMYDTVSRAYTHGIMGNTPWCKLDKVKFLCPVPGYDRHFAITEYFGIEMIPVQMTPNGPDMDVVEKLVSEDESIKGIWCVPKYSNPQGYSYSDETVRRFARLRPAARDFRIFWDNAYGIHHLYDDDQDYLIEILEECKKAGSPDMVYKFSSTSKITFPGSGIAAIATSLNNLEEIKAQLSHQTIGHDKVNQLRHVRFFGDINGMKEHMRKHADIIRPKFEAVLEILDRDLAPYNIGEWTRPKGGYFISFDAPEGCAKAIVDRAKKAGVTMTGAGATFPYKKDPKDSNIRIAPTYPSLADLRTAMEIFTVCVKLVYASKLLSAMDENATTETA; the protein is encoded by the coding sequence ATTAAAGATTACAAGGAGATGAATAAGCAGGAGCTTGAAAAAGAGCTTGCTAACTTAAAAGCTGAGTATAAGAGATACCAGGCTATGGATCTTTCTCTTAATATGGCAAGAGGAAAGCCGTGCCATGAACAGCTTGATATTTCTATGGGAATGATGGATGCGCTTAATTCGGAGGCTGATCTTTCATGTGAAGACGGTACGGATTGCCGTAATTATGGTGTACTTGATGGTATCCACGAGGCTAAAGTCCTTATTGGTGCCATGATGGAGAACAAGCCTGAAAACATCATTATTTATGGAAATTCATCCCTCAACGTTATGTATGATACGGTTTCCAGAGCTTATACACACGGAATTATGGGTAATACACCCTGGTGTAAGCTTGATAAGGTTAAGTTCCTCTGCCCTGTACCCGGATATGACAGACATTTTGCCATAACCGAATACTTTGGCATAGAGATGATTCCGGTTCAGATGACTCCCAATGGCCCTGACATGGATGTGGTTGAAAAACTGGTTTCCGAGGATGAAAGTATTAAGGGTATCTGGTGTGTTCCGAAGTATTCAAATCCTCAGGGATACTCTTATTCAGACGAGACAGTAAGAAGATTTGCGAGACTTCGTCCGGCAGCAAGAGACTTTAGGATTTTCTGGGATAATGCATATGGAATCCATCATCTCTACGATGATGATCAGGATTATCTTATTGAGATACTTGAGGAATGTAAAAAAGCAGGAAGTCCTGATATGGTTTATAAATTTTCATCAACTTCCAAGATTACATTCCCCGGAAGTGGTATAGCAGCTATAGCAACTTCACTTAATAATCTTGAAGAAATCAAGGCTCAGCTATCACATCAGACTATCGGACATGATAAAGTTAACCAACTTCGTCATGTGAGATTCTTTGGCGATATTAACGGCATGAAGGAACATATGAGAAAGCATGCTGATATTATAAGACCTAAGTTTGAGGCAGTTTTAGAGATTCTTGACAGAGATCTTGCACCATATAATATCGGTGAATGGACAAGACCTAAGGGAGGATATTTCATCAGCTTTGATGCACCCGAGGGTTGTGCGAAGGCAATTGTTGACAGAGCTAAAAAGGCAGGTGTTACAATGACCGGTGCAGGTGCAACCTTCCCTTATAAGAAGGATCCTAAGGATAGTAATATCAGAATTGCTCCTACATATCCGTCACTTGCAGATCTTAGGACAGCAATGGAGATATTTACGGTTTGCGTAAAACTTGTATATGCAAGTAAACTTCTCAGTGCTATGGACGAAAATGCAACAACTGAGACAGCTTAA